One genomic window of Struthio camelus isolate bStrCam1 chromosome 1, bStrCam1.hap1, whole genome shotgun sequence includes the following:
- the RCBTB1 gene encoding RCC1 and BTB domain-containing protein 1 isoform X3: MRYSSIMVDVGKWPIFTLLSPQEIASIRKACVFGTSANEAIYITHNDEVFVFGLNCSNCLGTGDNQSTIVPKKLEALCGKKISSLSYGSGPHVVLSTEDGEVYAWGHNGYSQLGNGTTNQGITPVQVCTNLLIKKVVEVACGSHHSMALSFDGDLYAWGYNNCGQVGSGSTANQPTPRRVSNCLQGKMVVGIACGQTSSMAVVNNGEVYGWGYNGNGQLGLGNNGNQLTPCRVAALHGVCVLQIACGYAHTLALTDEGLLYAWGANTYGQLGTGNKSNQLSPVQIMMEKERVVEIAACHSAHTSAAKTQSGQVYMWGQCRGQSVIFPHLTHFACTDDVFACFATPAVMWRLLSVEHEDFLTVAESLKKEFDSPETSDLKFRVDGKYIHVHKAVLKIRCEHFRTMFQSYWNEDMKEVIEIDQFSYPVYRAFLEYLYTDSVDLPPEDAIGLLDLATSYCENRLKKLCQHIIKRGITVENAFSLLSAAVRYDAEDLEEFCFKFCVNHLTEVTQTAAFWQMDGPLLKEFIAKASKCGAFKN, encoded by the exons ATGAGATACAGTAGCATCATGGTGGATGTAGGAAAGTGGCCAATATTTACTTTACTGTCACCTCAAGAAATAGCGTCTATTCGAAAAGCGTGTGTATTTGGTACCTCAGCCAATGAAGCTATATATATAACACACAATGATGAG GTGTTTGTTTTTGGACTGAATTGCAGTAATTGTTTGGGAACTGGAGATAATCAGAGCACAATAGTACCAAAGAAATTAGAAGCCTTGTGTGGAAAGAAGATTTCCAGTCTCAGTTATGGAAGTGGACCGCATGTTGTACTTTCCACTGAAG atgGTGAAGTTTATGCCTGGGGACATAATGGTTACAGCCAGCTTGGGAATGGCACAACCAATCAGGGCATTACTCCTGTTCAAGTCTGCACAAATTTGTTAATAAAGAAAGTGGTGGAAGTAGCTTGTGGCTCTCATCATTCCATGGCGTTATCATTTGATGGGGAT CTATATGCTTGGGGCTATAACAACTGTGGTCAAGTTGGATCTGGATCTACAGCAAACCAGCCAACTCCTCGTAGAGTTTCAAACTGTTTACAGGGTAAAATGGTAGTTGGCATTGCTTGTGGTCAGACGTCCTCCATGGCTGTAGTAAACAATGGTGAG gTTTATGGCTGGGGTTACAATGGTAATGGTCAGCTAGGTCTTGGAAACAATGGCAATCAACTAACACCATGCAGAGTGGCAGCATTACATGGTGTGTGCGTTCTCCAG ATTGCCTGTGGCTATGCGCACACACTAGCACTAACAGATGAGGGTTTGCTCTATGCCTGGGGAGCTAACACTTATGGGCAGCTGGGAACTGGCAATAAAAGTAACCAGCTAAGCCCGGTGCAGATcatgatggaaaaagaaag GGTTGTGGAGATTGCAGCCTGCCACTCTGCTCACACTTCGGCTGCCAAGACCCAGAGTGGCCAGGTGTACATGTGGGGCCAGTGCCGAGGCCAGTCTGTGATCTTTCCCCACCTCACTCACTTTGCCTGCACTGACGATGTGTTTGCTTGCTTTGCTACCCCTGCTGTTATGTGGCGTCTTCTATCAGTAG aGCATGAAGACTTTCTAACAGTAGCAGAGTCTCTGAAGAAAGAGTTTGACAGCCCAGAAACCTCAGATCTAAAGTTCCGTGTGGATGGAAAGTACATCCATGTTCACAAAGCTGTTCTGAAGATCAG GTGTGAACACTTCAGAACCATGTTCCAGTCATACTGGAATGAGGACATGAAGGAAGTGATAGAAATAGACCAGTTTTCTTATCCTGTGTATCGTGCCTTTCTTGAATACTTGTATACAGACAGTGTTGACCTTCCACCTGAAGATGCTATAG GGCTTTTGGATTTGGCTACTTCTTATTGTGAAAATAGACTGAAAAAACTATGTCAACACATTATCAAGAGAGGAATCACTgtggaaaatgcattttcattgctctctgctgctgtcagATACGATGCAGAG GATTTAGAAGAATTCTGCTTTAAGTTTTGTGTCAACCATTTGACGGAAGTGACACAAACTGCAGCGTTTTGGCAAATGGATGGTCCTCTGCTAAAGGAATTCATTGCTAAAGCCAGTAAATGTGGAGCCTTTAAGAACTGA
- the RCBTB1 gene encoding RCC1 and BTB domain-containing protein 1 isoform X1 produces the protein MPQRPVLEYEIKMQRQAGENTATAFATALHLKAFQCTCSLYTQCHLSCRNFMRYSSIMVDVGKWPIFTLLSPQEIASIRKACVFGTSANEAIYITHNDEVFVFGLNCSNCLGTGDNQSTIVPKKLEALCGKKISSLSYGSGPHVVLSTEDGEVYAWGHNGYSQLGNGTTNQGITPVQVCTNLLIKKVVEVACGSHHSMALSFDGDLYAWGYNNCGQVGSGSTANQPTPRRVSNCLQGKMVVGIACGQTSSMAVVNNGEVYGWGYNGNGQLGLGNNGNQLTPCRVAALHGVCVLQIACGYAHTLALTDEGLLYAWGANTYGQLGTGNKSNQLSPVQIMMEKERVVEIAACHSAHTSAAKTQSGQVYMWGQCRGQSVIFPHLTHFACTDDVFACFATPAVMWRLLSVEHEDFLTVAESLKKEFDSPETSDLKFRVDGKYIHVHKAVLKIRCEHFRTMFQSYWNEDMKEVIEIDQFSYPVYRAFLEYLYTDSVDLPPEDAIGLLDLATSYCENRLKKLCQHIIKRGITVENAFSLLSAAVRYDAEDLEEFCFKFCVNHLTEVTQTAAFWQMDGPLLKEFIAKASKCGAFKN, from the exons tactGGAATATGagataaaaatgcaaagacaagCTGGAGAAAACACAG CTACTGCATTTGCTACTGCATTGCACTTGAAGGCTTTCCAGTGCACGTGTAGCCTTTACACG CAATGCCATCTTTCTTGTAGAAACTTCATGAGATACAGTAGCATCATGGTGGATGTAGGAAAGTGGCCAATATTTACTTTACTGTCACCTCAAGAAATAGCGTCTATTCGAAAAGCGTGTGTATTTGGTACCTCAGCCAATGAAGCTATATATATAACACACAATGATGAG GTGTTTGTTTTTGGACTGAATTGCAGTAATTGTTTGGGAACTGGAGATAATCAGAGCACAATAGTACCAAAGAAATTAGAAGCCTTGTGTGGAAAGAAGATTTCCAGTCTCAGTTATGGAAGTGGACCGCATGTTGTACTTTCCACTGAAG atgGTGAAGTTTATGCCTGGGGACATAATGGTTACAGCCAGCTTGGGAATGGCACAACCAATCAGGGCATTACTCCTGTTCAAGTCTGCACAAATTTGTTAATAAAGAAAGTGGTGGAAGTAGCTTGTGGCTCTCATCATTCCATGGCGTTATCATTTGATGGGGAT CTATATGCTTGGGGCTATAACAACTGTGGTCAAGTTGGATCTGGATCTACAGCAAACCAGCCAACTCCTCGTAGAGTTTCAAACTGTTTACAGGGTAAAATGGTAGTTGGCATTGCTTGTGGTCAGACGTCCTCCATGGCTGTAGTAAACAATGGTGAG gTTTATGGCTGGGGTTACAATGGTAATGGTCAGCTAGGTCTTGGAAACAATGGCAATCAACTAACACCATGCAGAGTGGCAGCATTACATGGTGTGTGCGTTCTCCAG ATTGCCTGTGGCTATGCGCACACACTAGCACTAACAGATGAGGGTTTGCTCTATGCCTGGGGAGCTAACACTTATGGGCAGCTGGGAACTGGCAATAAAAGTAACCAGCTAAGCCCGGTGCAGATcatgatggaaaaagaaag GGTTGTGGAGATTGCAGCCTGCCACTCTGCTCACACTTCGGCTGCCAAGACCCAGAGTGGCCAGGTGTACATGTGGGGCCAGTGCCGAGGCCAGTCTGTGATCTTTCCCCACCTCACTCACTTTGCCTGCACTGACGATGTGTTTGCTTGCTTTGCTACCCCTGCTGTTATGTGGCGTCTTCTATCAGTAG aGCATGAAGACTTTCTAACAGTAGCAGAGTCTCTGAAGAAAGAGTTTGACAGCCCAGAAACCTCAGATCTAAAGTTCCGTGTGGATGGAAAGTACATCCATGTTCACAAAGCTGTTCTGAAGATCAG GTGTGAACACTTCAGAACCATGTTCCAGTCATACTGGAATGAGGACATGAAGGAAGTGATAGAAATAGACCAGTTTTCTTATCCTGTGTATCGTGCCTTTCTTGAATACTTGTATACAGACAGTGTTGACCTTCCACCTGAAGATGCTATAG GGCTTTTGGATTTGGCTACTTCTTATTGTGAAAATAGACTGAAAAAACTATGTCAACACATTATCAAGAGAGGAATCACTgtggaaaatgcattttcattgctctctgctgctgtcagATACGATGCAGAG GATTTAGAAGAATTCTGCTTTAAGTTTTGTGTCAACCATTTGACGGAAGTGACACAAACTGCAGCGTTTTGGCAAATGGATGGTCCTCTGCTAAAGGAATTCATTGCTAAAGCCAGTAAATGTGGAGCCTTTAAGAACTGA
- the RCBTB1 gene encoding RCC1 and BTB domain-containing protein 1 isoform X2, with amino-acid sequence MPQRPVLEYEIKMQRQAGENTATAFATALHLKAFQCTCSLYTQCHLSCRNFMRYSSIMVDVGKWPIFTLLSPQEIASIRKACVFGTSANEAIYITHNDEVFVFGLNCSNCLGTGDNQSTIVPKKLEALCGKKISSLSYGSGPHVVLSTEDGEVYAWGHNGYSQLGNGTTNQGITPVQVCTNLLIKKVVEVACGSHHSMALSFDGDLYAWGYNNCGQVGSGSTANQPTPRRVSNCLQGKMVVGIACGQTSSMAVVNNGEVYGWGYNGNGQLGLGNNGNQLTPCRVAALHGVCVLQIACGYAHTLALTDEGLLYAWGANTYGQLGTGNKSNQLSPVQIMMEKERVVEIAACHSAHTSAAKTQSGQVYMWGQCRGQSVIFPHLTHFACTDDVFACFATPAVMWRLLSVEHEDFLTVAESLKKEFDSPETSDLKFRVDGKYIHVHKAVLKIRCEHFRTMFQSYWNEDMKEVIEIDQFSYPVYRAFLEYLYTDSVDLPPEDAIGLLDLATSYCENRLKKLCQHIIKRGITVENAFSLLSAAVRYDAEMPHKPRPAASESLVLGQEIFLYYYCVENSLAHG; translated from the exons tactGGAATATGagataaaaatgcaaagacaagCTGGAGAAAACACAG CTACTGCATTTGCTACTGCATTGCACTTGAAGGCTTTCCAGTGCACGTGTAGCCTTTACACG CAATGCCATCTTTCTTGTAGAAACTTCATGAGATACAGTAGCATCATGGTGGATGTAGGAAAGTGGCCAATATTTACTTTACTGTCACCTCAAGAAATAGCGTCTATTCGAAAAGCGTGTGTATTTGGTACCTCAGCCAATGAAGCTATATATATAACACACAATGATGAG GTGTTTGTTTTTGGACTGAATTGCAGTAATTGTTTGGGAACTGGAGATAATCAGAGCACAATAGTACCAAAGAAATTAGAAGCCTTGTGTGGAAAGAAGATTTCCAGTCTCAGTTATGGAAGTGGACCGCATGTTGTACTTTCCACTGAAG atgGTGAAGTTTATGCCTGGGGACATAATGGTTACAGCCAGCTTGGGAATGGCACAACCAATCAGGGCATTACTCCTGTTCAAGTCTGCACAAATTTGTTAATAAAGAAAGTGGTGGAAGTAGCTTGTGGCTCTCATCATTCCATGGCGTTATCATTTGATGGGGAT CTATATGCTTGGGGCTATAACAACTGTGGTCAAGTTGGATCTGGATCTACAGCAAACCAGCCAACTCCTCGTAGAGTTTCAAACTGTTTACAGGGTAAAATGGTAGTTGGCATTGCTTGTGGTCAGACGTCCTCCATGGCTGTAGTAAACAATGGTGAG gTTTATGGCTGGGGTTACAATGGTAATGGTCAGCTAGGTCTTGGAAACAATGGCAATCAACTAACACCATGCAGAGTGGCAGCATTACATGGTGTGTGCGTTCTCCAG ATTGCCTGTGGCTATGCGCACACACTAGCACTAACAGATGAGGGTTTGCTCTATGCCTGGGGAGCTAACACTTATGGGCAGCTGGGAACTGGCAATAAAAGTAACCAGCTAAGCCCGGTGCAGATcatgatggaaaaagaaag GGTTGTGGAGATTGCAGCCTGCCACTCTGCTCACACTTCGGCTGCCAAGACCCAGAGTGGCCAGGTGTACATGTGGGGCCAGTGCCGAGGCCAGTCTGTGATCTTTCCCCACCTCACTCACTTTGCCTGCACTGACGATGTGTTTGCTTGCTTTGCTACCCCTGCTGTTATGTGGCGTCTTCTATCAGTAG aGCATGAAGACTTTCTAACAGTAGCAGAGTCTCTGAAGAAAGAGTTTGACAGCCCAGAAACCTCAGATCTAAAGTTCCGTGTGGATGGAAAGTACATCCATGTTCACAAAGCTGTTCTGAAGATCAG GTGTGAACACTTCAGAACCATGTTCCAGTCATACTGGAATGAGGACATGAAGGAAGTGATAGAAATAGACCAGTTTTCTTATCCTGTGTATCGTGCCTTTCTTGAATACTTGTATACAGACAGTGTTGACCTTCCACCTGAAGATGCTATAG GGCTTTTGGATTTGGCTACTTCTTATTGTGAAAATAGACTGAAAAAACTATGTCAACACATTATCAAGAGAGGAATCACTgtggaaaatgcattttcattgctctctgctgctgtcagATACGATGCAGAG ATGCCACACAAGCCAAGACCTGCAGCTTCAGAAAGCCTGGTTTTAGgccaggaaatatttttatattactatTGTGTCGAGAACTCACTGGCACACGGCTGA